The Sediminispirochaeta smaragdinae DSM 11293 genome has a segment encoding these proteins:
- a CDS encoding sugar ABC transporter substrate-binding protein, producing the protein MTKQLKSTAVLIFLIIVALFAIGRVHLREGRPHRVTVALVMKSLANEFFLTMEQGARDHHMNNAERYDLLIYGIKDEQAVSQQIHIVEQLMAIDVDAIIIAPADSKALVPVCQRAMASGVAIVNIDNKFDATVIAERGLHVPFVGPDNYQGAKAAGDYLADHLSSGNQVAIIEGIPSAYNSQQRCLGFRKAMDDAGIMIVDTRPALWEMDRAYTTVISILNEHRNVRALLCANDNMALGAAAAVKAASKRNSMYIIGFDNISAVNNELKKGDILATVDQHAALIAVNGIEMALSMLNGEDVDLICTTPVELVTAYE; encoded by the coding sequence ATGACAAAACAGCTCAAGAGTACTGCCGTTCTTATTTTTCTTATTATCGTGGCCTTGTTTGCAATAGGTCGGGTTCATCTACGGGAAGGCCGACCTCACAGGGTAACCGTGGCACTTGTTATGAAGTCTCTTGCCAATGAGTTTTTTTTGACGATGGAGCAGGGGGCGCGTGATCACCATATGAATAATGCAGAACGTTACGATCTCCTGATCTATGGCATCAAGGATGAGCAGGCGGTAAGCCAGCAGATTCATATTGTCGAACAGCTGATGGCAATTGATGTAGATGCCATCATTATCGCACCTGCCGACTCAAAGGCCTTGGTCCCTGTTTGTCAAAGGGCGATGGCGTCCGGGGTTGCCATAGTCAACATAGACAATAAATTTGATGCGACGGTCATTGCGGAACGCGGCTTGCATGTTCCTTTTGTCGGTCCTGATAATTATCAAGGGGCCAAGGCGGCAGGAGATTATCTTGCCGATCATCTGTCCTCCGGAAACCAGGTTGCCATCATTGAGGGAATCCCTTCTGCCTATAACTCTCAGCAGCGTTGTCTTGGCTTCAGAAAGGCTATGGACGACGCCGGAATAATGATAGTCGATACCAGGCCGGCACTGTGGGAGATGGACAGGGCGTATACTACGGTTATTTCAATCCTTAACGAACATCGGAATGTGCGAGCCCTACTCTGTGCAAACGATAATATGGCTCTTGGAGCTGCAGCAGCGGTAAAGGCTGCTTCAAAAAGAAATTCAATGTACATCATCGGTTTCGATAATATCTCAGCGGTAAATAATGAGTTGAAAAAGGGAGATATTCTTGCCACGGTAGATCAGCATGCTGCTCTGATAGCGGTGAATGGTATTGAGATGGCTCTCAGCATGCTTAATGGTGAGGATGTTGATTTGATATGTACAACACCCGTTGAACTGGTAACTGCCTATGAATAA